The following proteins come from a genomic window of Microbacterium sp. SY138:
- a CDS encoding siderophore-interacting protein: MIRPHTRPARPQAILTVQHVDEISPNLIRITVGGDGFDAYEDNIFTDRYVKLLLADPEHGLTPPYDLEALRATSPDKVPSRRTYTVRASNVDERWLSIDFVIHGTHGVAGPWARNARPGDTLVLTGAGGKYRPDTTAPWHLLIGDHTALPALSSAIESMPEDVRGHVLISVGDSAGRVLPPAPSGIAITWVLSDEDLLAALEEMRWEDGAPQVFAHGERECIKRVRTILRGHDVPREMLSISAYWARGRAEDQFQAEKRESIGQID, from the coding sequence ATGATCAGACCGCACACGCGTCCCGCACGCCCCCAGGCGATCCTCACCGTCCAGCACGTGGACGAGATCAGCCCGAACCTCATCAGGATCACCGTCGGAGGCGATGGCTTCGACGCCTACGAGGACAACATCTTCACCGACCGCTACGTGAAGCTGCTGCTTGCCGATCCCGAGCATGGACTGACCCCGCCCTACGATCTCGAAGCCTTGCGCGCCACCTCCCCGGACAAGGTACCGAGCCGCCGGACCTACACCGTGCGCGCCTCCAACGTCGACGAACGGTGGCTGTCCATCGACTTCGTCATCCACGGCACACACGGAGTCGCCGGGCCGTGGGCCCGCAACGCCCGCCCGGGAGACACCCTCGTGCTCACCGGAGCCGGCGGGAAGTACCGCCCCGACACCACCGCCCCCTGGCACCTGCTGATCGGCGACCACACCGCCCTGCCCGCGCTGTCCAGCGCCATCGAGTCGATGCCCGAAGATGTCCGCGGCCATGTCCTGATTTCTGTGGGCGACTCCGCAGGCCGCGTGCTACCGCCAGCGCCATCGGGGATCGCTATCACCTGGGTACTGTCGGACGAAGACTTGCTCGCCGCACTGGAAGAGATGAGGTGGGAGGACGGAGCACCTCAGGTCTTCGCCCATGGCGAGCGGGAGTGCATCAAACGTGTGCGAACGATCCTGCGTGGTCACGATGTTCCCCGCGAGATGCTCTCCATCTCCGCCTACTGGGCGCGAGGACGTGCCGAGGACCAGTTCCAGGCCGAGAAGCGCGAATCGATCGGGCAGATCGACTGA
- a CDS encoding metalloregulator ArsR/SmtB family transcription factor — MAMEEDGGVAAWAEEVSAMSAMAGLFQSFSDPSRLVILRHLQFGEHRVVDLTAHLGLSQSTVSKHLVSLKEAGLVVSRPEGRASMYSLQHPEGLVELFAAVEAFLKSRADAR; from the coding sequence ATGGCGATGGAAGAAGACGGCGGGGTCGCCGCTTGGGCTGAAGAAGTGTCTGCGATGTCGGCGATGGCCGGGTTGTTCCAGAGCTTCAGCGATCCGTCTCGCCTGGTGATCCTCCGTCACCTACAGTTCGGAGAGCACCGAGTAGTCGATCTGACGGCGCATCTGGGGCTCTCTCAGAGCACCGTCTCCAAGCATCTCGTGAGCCTCAAAGAGGCAGGCCTGGTGGTATCGCGCCCCGAAGGTCGGGCGTCGATGTACTCGCTCCAGCACCCGGAAGGTCTCGTCGAGCTTTTCGCGGCGGTTGAGGCATTCCTGAAGTCACGGGCGGACGCGCGGTGA
- a CDS encoding MBL fold metallo-hydrolase produces MKITPVRHATLLIEVSGLTALVDPMLGASGVHSSSEWVADRQPEDLLVGLGVPLSALLSPDVVVVTHTHPDHWDAAAASLLSREVLILAQSDEDAELLRGQGFVRVTVLDDEIKIGGVSFVRTDGQHPTEDGMRAELDDDDAMGVVIRHPDEPVLYIAGDTIMHHEVRTALIHHRPDLIILNTGGRRADQTSRALMNAGDIIDVLRFAPQARVIAVHMGALPEYSTSRDDVRRLAEDRGLTDSILAPENGESLVFSLM; encoded by the coding sequence GTGAAGATCACACCGGTGCGTCATGCGACATTGCTCATCGAAGTGTCCGGCTTGACCGCCCTCGTAGACCCAATGCTCGGCGCGAGCGGAGTGCATTCGTCTTCGGAATGGGTTGCCGACCGCCAGCCGGAGGACCTTTTGGTCGGGCTCGGCGTGCCCCTGAGTGCGCTCCTCTCCCCCGACGTCGTGGTCGTGACGCATACGCATCCAGACCACTGGGATGCTGCCGCCGCGTCATTGCTTTCACGGGAGGTCCTGATTCTTGCACAGAGCGATGAGGACGCTGAACTACTCCGAGGCCAGGGATTCGTCCGAGTGACGGTCCTGGACGACGAGATCAAGATCGGAGGTGTCTCCTTTGTGCGCACCGACGGCCAGCATCCAACAGAGGATGGCATGCGCGCCGAACTTGACGACGATGACGCGATGGGAGTTGTGATTCGGCATCCTGACGAACCGGTACTGTACATCGCTGGCGACACGATCATGCACCACGAGGTGCGTACTGCGCTGATCCATCATCGCCCAGACCTGATCATTCTGAATACCGGAGGACGTCGCGCCGATCAGACATCTCGCGCCCTCATGAACGCGGGGGACATTATCGACGTGCTGCGGTTCGCACCTCAGGCCCGGGTCATAGCCGTACACATGGGTGCGTTGCCCGAATACTCGACCAGTCGCGATGACGTCCGACGGCTCGCAGAAGACCGCGGGCTGACCGACAGCATCTTGGCACCGGAGAATGGCGAGTCCCTTGTGTTCTCTCTCATGTGA
- the sufB gene encoding Fe-S cluster assembly protein SufB, which yields MSDVLIDRPELDGLGVYEFGWHDADAAGASARRGLSEAVVRDISALKSEREWMLKTRLKGYQLFGRKPMPTWGADLSEIDFDNIKYFVRSTEKQAQSWEDLPEEIRETYERLGIPEAERQRLVAGVAAQYESEVVYHQIREDLEEQGVIFMDTDTALREHPEFFEEYFGSVIPAGDNKFAALNTAVWSGGSFVYVPKGVHVEIPLQAYFRINTENMGQFERTLIIADEDSYVHYIEGCTAPIYKSDSLHSAVVEIIVKKNARVRYTTIQNWSNNVYNLVTKRAVAHEGATMEWVDGNIGSKVTMKYPSIYLMGEHAKGETLSVAFAGPGQHQDAGAKMIHMAPYTQSSIVSKSIARGGGRAGYRGEVRVDANAHHSANTVRCDALLVDTKSRSDTYPAIDIRVDDVQLGHEATVSKVSEEQLFYLQSRGMPEDEAMAMIVRGFIEPIARELPMEYAMELNKLIEMGMEGSVG from the coding sequence TTGTCGGATGTGTTGATCGACCGCCCGGAGCTCGACGGACTGGGGGTGTACGAATTCGGATGGCACGACGCCGATGCCGCCGGAGCGAGCGCGCGACGCGGTCTCTCGGAGGCCGTGGTCCGAGACATCTCGGCGCTGAAGAGCGAGCGGGAGTGGATGCTGAAGACCCGTCTCAAGGGATATCAGCTCTTCGGACGCAAGCCGATGCCGACCTGGGGCGCAGACCTCAGCGAGATCGACTTCGACAACATCAAGTACTTCGTGCGCTCGACCGAGAAGCAGGCGCAGTCCTGGGAGGACCTCCCCGAGGAGATCCGCGAGACGTACGAGCGCCTGGGCATCCCCGAGGCCGAGCGTCAGCGTCTCGTCGCCGGTGTCGCCGCGCAGTACGAGTCCGAGGTCGTCTACCACCAGATCCGCGAGGACCTGGAGGAGCAGGGCGTCATCTTCATGGACACCGACACGGCGCTGCGCGAGCACCCCGAGTTCTTCGAGGAGTACTTCGGCTCCGTCATCCCCGCCGGTGACAACAAGTTCGCGGCGCTGAACACGGCCGTCTGGTCGGGTGGCTCGTTCGTGTACGTGCCCAAGGGCGTGCACGTCGAGATCCCGCTGCAGGCGTACTTCCGTATCAACACCGAGAACATGGGGCAGTTCGAGCGCACCCTGATCATCGCCGACGAGGACAGTTACGTGCACTACATCGAGGGCTGCACGGCCCCGATCTACAAGTCGGACTCGCTGCACTCGGCCGTGGTCGAGATCATCGTGAAGAAGAACGCCCGCGTGCGCTACACGACGATCCAGAACTGGTCGAACAACGTCTACAACCTGGTCACCAAGCGCGCGGTCGCGCACGAGGGCGCGACGATGGAGTGGGTCGACGGCAACATCGGCTCCAAGGTGACGATGAAGTACCCGTCGATCTACCTGATGGGCGAGCACGCCAAGGGCGAGACGCTCTCGGTCGCCTTCGCCGGTCCCGGCCAGCACCAGGACGCCGGCGCGAAGATGATCCACATGGCGCCCTACACGCAGTCGTCGATCGTCTCGAAGTCGATCGCCCGCGGCGGCGGACGCGCGGGCTACCGCGGTGAGGTGCGCGTCGACGCGAACGCCCACCACTCCGCGAACACCGTGCGGTGCGACGCGCTGCTCGTCGACACGAAGTCGCGCTCCGACACCTACCCGGCGATCGACATCCGCGTGGATGACGTCCAGCTCGGTCACGAGGCCACGGTCTCGAAGGTCAGCGAGGAGCAGCTGTTCTACCTGCAGTCCCGCGGCATGCCCGAGGACGAGGCGATGGCCATGATCGTGCGGGGCTTCATCGAGCCGATCGCGCGCGAGCTGCCGATGGAGTACGCGATGGAACTGAACAAGCTCATTGAGATGGGCATGGAAGGATCGGTCGGATGA
- the sufD gene encoding Fe-S cluster assembly protein SufD, which produces MSASAPAGSDVYVEAPYVPVQSRAGRLHSADPEDFGPLRSQDPGWKYTPLIPVAALADHTLDGTSFPIGVTASAGVRVSWVPFAEASVGTAGLPEDRVHASAWAATEQVLLVEATGDQPEQAIIVREGLGERPRAAHTLIATAPDATATVVLDSTGTAQLLENVEIVVADHSALTVVSVQDWADDAVHLSAHFARLGEGATLKHIVVTLGGGLVRLAPSIHLAGRRSATDALGLYFSGAGQFFEQQVYVHHDAPDTVSNVTYKGALQGHSARAVWIGDVLIGPAATGTDSYEQNRNLVLSDGARADSVPNLEIETGDIVGAGHASATGRFDDEQLFYLESRGIPEAEARRLVVRGFFSELIQKIGVPELEERLIGLVERKIGEYTVSSEVKAPVAV; this is translated from the coding sequence ATGAGCGCCTCTGCTCCCGCTGGCTCAGACGTCTACGTCGAGGCCCCTTACGTCCCTGTGCAGAGCCGCGCAGGTCGGCTCCACTCGGCCGATCCAGAGGACTTCGGGCCGTTGCGATCGCAGGACCCGGGGTGGAAGTACACACCGCTCATCCCCGTCGCCGCTCTCGCCGACCACACACTTGACGGCACTTCGTTCCCGATCGGAGTCACCGCGAGCGCCGGGGTCCGCGTCTCATGGGTTCCGTTCGCGGAGGCGTCCGTCGGGACCGCAGGATTACCGGAGGACCGAGTCCATGCCTCGGCCTGGGCAGCGACCGAGCAGGTGCTGCTCGTGGAAGCCACGGGCGATCAGCCCGAACAGGCGATCATCGTGCGGGAAGGCCTGGGTGAGAGACCCCGGGCTGCGCACACGCTCATCGCCACGGCACCCGATGCCACGGCGACGGTCGTGCTCGACAGCACCGGCACCGCGCAACTGCTTGAGAACGTCGAGATCGTCGTTGCGGACCATTCCGCGCTGACCGTGGTCAGCGTTCAGGACTGGGCAGACGACGCGGTGCATCTCAGCGCTCACTTCGCACGTCTCGGCGAGGGGGCGACGCTCAAGCACATCGTCGTCACGCTCGGTGGTGGTCTGGTGCGACTCGCCCCGTCCATCCACCTCGCTGGACGACGCTCGGCCACGGACGCACTCGGTCTGTACTTCTCGGGAGCTGGGCAGTTCTTCGAGCAGCAGGTCTACGTTCATCATGATGCCCCCGACACGGTCAGCAACGTCACCTACAAGGGAGCGCTTCAGGGGCACAGCGCCCGGGCTGTATGGATCGGCGACGTGCTCATCGGACCGGCCGCGACCGGTACCGACAGCTATGAACAGAACCGCAACCTCGTCTTGAGCGATGGAGCCCGCGCGGACTCGGTGCCGAACCTTGAGATCGAGACCGGCGACATCGTCGGTGCTGGCCATGCGAGCGCGACAGGCCGTTTCGATGACGAGCAGCTGTTCTACCTGGAGTCTCGGGGTATCCCCGAGGCTGAGGCGCGACGGCTGGTCGTGCGAGGGTTCTTCTCCGAGCTGATCCAGAAGATCGGCGTTCCCGAGCTGGAGGAGCGCCTCATCGGCCTGGTCGAGCGAAAGATCGGCGAATACACAGTGAGCAGCGAGGTCAAAGCCCCCGTCGCTGTCTGA
- the sufC gene encoding Fe-S cluster assembly ATPase SufC — MSTLEVHNLHASVRTDQGDKEILRGIDLRLASGEVHAIMGPNGGGKSTLSYAIAGHPAYSITEGSITLDGEDVLAMSVDERARAGLFLAMQYPVEIPGVTVSNFLRTAKTAISGHAPALRTWTNTVKSSLEKLRMDSAFLSRNVNEGFSGGEKKRHEILQLDLLEPKFAVLDETDSGLDVDALRIVSEGVNRVKDRTGLGVLMITHYTRILKYILPDFVHVIVAGRVVEDGGPELAARLESEGYDRFLSAA, encoded by the coding sequence ATGTCAACTCTCGAGGTGCACAACCTCCATGCCAGCGTCAGAACAGACCAGGGCGACAAGGAGATCCTGCGCGGGATCGACCTGCGTCTCGCCAGCGGAGAGGTCCATGCCATCATGGGCCCGAACGGTGGCGGCAAGTCGACCCTCTCCTACGCGATCGCCGGGCACCCGGCGTACTCGATCACCGAGGGCAGCATCACGCTCGACGGCGAGGACGTCCTCGCGATGAGTGTGGACGAGCGGGCACGTGCCGGCCTGTTCCTTGCGATGCAGTATCCGGTCGAGATTCCCGGCGTCACCGTGTCCAACTTCCTGCGCACGGCGAAGACGGCGATCAGCGGGCATGCACCCGCGCTGAGAACCTGGACGAACACGGTCAAGAGCAGTCTCGAGAAGCTCCGGATGGACTCCGCTTTCCTCTCGCGCAACGTGAATGAGGGATTCTCCGGGGGTGAGAAGAAGAGGCACGAGATTCTTCAGCTCGACCTTCTCGAGCCGAAGTTCGCAGTCCTCGATGAGACCGACTCCGGCTTGGATGTCGATGCGCTCCGCATCGTTTCCGAAGGCGTCAATCGTGTGAAGGACCGTACCGGGCTCGGCGTGCTCATGATCACCCACTACACACGCATCCTGAAATACATCCTTCCGGATTTCGTGCACGTGATCGTCGCCGGCCGTGTCGTCGAGGACGGCGGCCCCGAGCTCGCTGCGCGCCTGGAGTCCGAGGGATACGACCGCTTCCTCAGTGCAGCATGA
- a CDS encoding metal-sulfur cluster assembly factor, whose amino-acid sequence MSEVQAPIAPEVLGVTRYEKVVDALTYVFDPELSIDIVNLGLVYDVAFDEDDVLIITMTLTSAGCPLTDVIEGDIAEALEGVVEAFRINWVWMPPWGPERITLDGIEMLSALGFAVRR is encoded by the coding sequence ATGAGCGAGGTTCAGGCTCCGATCGCGCCTGAGGTTCTGGGCGTCACCAGGTATGAGAAGGTCGTCGACGCGTTGACCTACGTCTTCGATCCCGAACTGAGCATCGACATCGTCAACCTCGGACTCGTCTATGACGTCGCCTTCGACGAGGATGATGTGCTGATCATCACCATGACGCTCACCAGCGCCGGTTGCCCGTTGACCGACGTCATCGAGGGCGACATCGCCGAGGCGCTCGAGGGCGTCGTCGAGGCCTTCCGGATCAACTGGGTATGGATGCCGCCATGGGGGCCGGAGCGGATCACGCTTGACGGCATCGAGATGCTCAGCGCGCTCGGTTTCGCCGTTCGACGTTGA
- a CDS encoding helix-turn-helix domain-containing protein — translation MTEAEVLPPTAQLLGMEDVEHARPICAHSHDFGVISLARAGHASHQTEKGLARVGAGTLTLLGPSSWHAYEPDPVIELTNLYMTRALLAVGTSRHLTTEVPAPLRDALDPENSQGSVISFALTEPDVTALKRVFAQVRGDDGPRSIFSQLALYYQLLDALVPAVTAAPMLMASSSADHQHSPLAPGLRKYGEHVTHAIALLHDRIDHPWTLGELAAGVSISSSQLVRTFRADTGSAPIAYLQSIRAERMAYLLRTTDLSIAAVGRAVGWPDPSYASRRFNAHWRLSPSAYRRGLS, via the coding sequence ATGACCGAGGCGGAGGTCCTCCCTCCCACAGCTCAGCTTCTGGGAATGGAGGACGTCGAACATGCCCGTCCGATATGTGCTCACTCCCACGACTTCGGCGTGATATCGCTCGCCCGTGCCGGGCACGCCAGCCATCAGACCGAGAAAGGCCTCGCGCGTGTGGGAGCGGGCACTCTCACTCTGCTCGGCCCGAGCAGCTGGCATGCGTATGAACCCGATCCCGTCATCGAGCTCACCAACCTCTACATGACCCGCGCCCTGCTCGCCGTGGGCACGAGCAGGCACCTGACGACAGAGGTTCCTGCCCCGCTGCGCGACGCGCTGGACCCCGAGAACTCTCAAGGCTCTGTCATCAGCTTCGCGCTGACGGAGCCAGATGTGACGGCGCTCAAGCGGGTCTTCGCGCAGGTACGCGGGGATGACGGGCCGCGGAGCATCTTCTCGCAGCTGGCTCTGTACTACCAGCTCCTGGACGCTCTCGTTCCTGCGGTGACCGCGGCGCCGATGCTCATGGCCTCGTCATCCGCTGACCATCAGCACAGCCCGCTGGCCCCGGGGCTACGCAAGTACGGAGAGCATGTCACTCATGCGATCGCTCTCCTTCATGACCGCATCGATCACCCATGGACTCTCGGAGAACTGGCGGCAGGCGTGAGCATCTCCAGTTCTCAGCTCGTGCGCACCTTCCGTGCCGACACCGGCTCGGCACCGATCGCATATCTTCAGTCGATCCGTGCCGAGCGAATGGCGTACCTGCTGCGCACCACCGATCTCAGCATTGCCGCTGTCGGGCGGGCAGTGGGCTGGCCGGACCCGAGCTACGCGAGCCGCCGCTTCAACGCGCACTGGCGGCTCAGCCCCTCCGCCTACCGGCGAGGTCTGAGCTAG
- the fdxA gene encoding ferredoxin, whose product MTYVIALPCVDVKDKACVDECPVDCIYEGDRMLYIHPDECVDCGACEPVCPVEAIYYEDDLPNQWADYAQANVDFFTELGSPGGAAKLGPVWTDAPLVRALPRRSVSQPSNND is encoded by the coding sequence ATGACCTATGTGATCGCGTTGCCTTGTGTCGATGTGAAGGACAAGGCCTGCGTGGATGAATGCCCCGTGGACTGCATCTACGAAGGGGACCGGATGCTCTACATTCATCCCGACGAGTGCGTGGACTGCGGTGCGTGCGAGCCGGTCTGTCCGGTTGAGGCCATCTACTACGAAGATGATCTGCCCAATCAGTGGGCCGACTACGCGCAGGCGAACGTCGACTTCTTCACAGAGCTCGGTTCCCCGGGAGGCGCGGCGAAGCTCGGCCCGGTCTGGACTGATGCACCACTGGTGCGCGCTCTGCCTCGGAGGTCCGTGTCGCAGCCGTCGAACAACGACTGA
- a CDS encoding DUF3105 domain-containing protein yields the protein MDGVETFSHTTEHTQQTVEYEQTPPAGGPHNPYWLNCGTYTEPQTNENAVHSLEHGAVWVTYDPDLIDGDDLASLKQLIPSTYALLSPYPDLGSPVAVSAWNAQLRVDSVQDERISEFFEEYWRSQNVPEPNAACTGALDGPGQTS from the coding sequence ATGGACGGCGTCGAAACGTTCTCGCACACCACGGAACACACGCAGCAAACCGTCGAATACGAGCAGACGCCGCCCGCTGGCGGCCCCCACAACCCGTACTGGCTCAACTGCGGCACATACACCGAACCGCAGACGAATGAGAATGCGGTGCACTCTCTCGAGCACGGTGCCGTGTGGGTGACCTACGACCCGGACCTCATCGATGGGGACGACCTCGCTTCACTGAAGCAACTGATTCCCTCCACCTATGCGCTTCTCTCTCCGTACCCCGATCTCGGATCCCCGGTGGCGGTGAGCGCCTGGAATGCGCAGCTACGCGTCGACTCCGTGCAAGATGAGCGAATCAGTGAATTCTTCGAGGAATACTGGCGCAGCCAGAACGTGCCCGAACCCAACGCCGCCTGCACCGGGGCCCTTGACGGCCCGGGCCAGACGAGCTGA
- a CDS encoding DUF305 domain-containing protein, giving the protein MAVVAVGSALVLAFAVGRFSASGGPPTIVAEPNRADVGFARDMQVHHAQAVEMAMISYRDTTDDELRVLAYDIATAQAGQRGEMFGWLVSWGRPQAGEPLMTWMGDADTGQHHGSSGSETTADREAAMGMATSEEIAQLQQARGDAQDCLFLDLMIRHHRGAIEMSDAVVELGADPRLLDTAKQISQNQSAEIAAMTDLQKRLNCG; this is encoded by the coding sequence ATGGCTGTGGTGGCTGTCGGGTCCGCGCTCGTGCTCGCGTTCGCGGTTGGACGATTCTCTGCGTCAGGCGGGCCGCCCACCATTGTCGCAGAGCCAAATCGCGCTGATGTAGGGTTCGCGCGAGACATGCAGGTACATCACGCCCAGGCGGTCGAGATGGCGATGATCAGTTACCGGGACACCACGGATGACGAATTGCGTGTGCTCGCCTACGACATCGCCACCGCCCAAGCCGGACAGCGCGGCGAGATGTTCGGATGGCTCGTCTCATGGGGCAGGCCGCAGGCCGGAGAGCCGCTCATGACGTGGATGGGCGACGCTGATACCGGGCAGCATCATGGATCCAGCGGAAGCGAAACCACCGCAGACCGTGAAGCTGCGATGGGAATGGCGACCAGCGAGGAAATCGCGCAGCTGCAACAGGCTCGTGGGGACGCTCAAGACTGCCTGTTCCTAGATCTCATGATCCGCCACCATCGCGGCGCGATCGAGATGAGCGATGCCGTCGTCGAGCTCGGTGCGGACCCCCGGCTCCTCGACACGGCAAAGCAGATCTCGCAGAATCAGTCGGCGGAAATTGCCGCCATGACAGACCTCCAGAAGCGATTGAACTGCGGCTGA
- a CDS encoding NAD-dependent epimerase/dehydratase family protein, which produces MKVLLTGSTGYIGSAILTSLTSAGHEVTALVRTEDAATAAGRAGVAPAVGDMRDAGLVTELANTVNAVIHAATPGDETSSDADNEFADAVLAGLGDRGAAFIRTGGIWIHGSGSDLTEETPHDPPALVAWRSEIDRRILTASGIRAVLVEPAIVYGHGGGIPNIVTRADAIGSPPGLQLLGDGTQHWGTVHVDDLADLYVLALEKAPHGAVYLGASGHNPTVLQIGEAASRVRGFNGKVTPESTARTVERLGAFGEALLLDQQASGRHARESLGWAPKHPTLITEINEGHYTD; this is translated from the coding sequence ATGAAAGTGCTCCTCACTGGTTCGACGGGTTACATCGGCTCAGCCATTCTCACCTCACTGACATCGGCCGGTCACGAGGTCACCGCGCTCGTGCGCACCGAGGACGCCGCCACCGCAGCCGGTCGCGCCGGCGTCGCTCCGGCCGTCGGCGACATGCGCGACGCCGGCCTCGTCACCGAGCTCGCCAACACAGTGAATGCCGTCATTCACGCTGCGACCCCCGGCGACGAAACCAGCAGCGATGCGGACAACGAGTTCGCCGACGCCGTGCTCGCAGGTCTCGGGGACCGCGGCGCGGCATTCATCCGTACCGGCGGAATCTGGATCCATGGATCCGGAAGCGATCTCACCGAAGAAACACCTCACGATCCGCCCGCGCTCGTGGCTTGGCGATCCGAGATCGATCGACGCATCCTCACGGCCTCAGGGATCCGCGCCGTTCTCGTGGAACCAGCCATCGTCTATGGTCACGGCGGCGGCATCCCCAACATCGTCACCCGCGCGGACGCCATCGGTTCCCCGCCGGGCCTGCAGCTCCTCGGAGACGGTACGCAGCACTGGGGCACAGTACATGTCGACGACCTCGCCGACCTGTACGTTCTCGCGCTCGAAAAGGCCCCGCACGGAGCGGTGTACCTGGGCGCCAGCGGTCACAACCCCACTGTCCTGCAGATCGGAGAGGCCGCCAGCCGCGTCCGTGGCTTCAATGGAAAGGTCACTCCGGAATCGACTGCGCGGACGGTCGAGCGTCTGGGCGCCTTCGGCGAAGCCCTGCTCCTCGACCAGCAAGCGAGCGGCCGGCACGCCCGGGAGTCACTCGGGTGGGCTCCGAAGCACCCCACGCTCATCACGGAGATCAACGAGGGGCATTACACCGACTGA
- a CDS encoding sigma-70 family RNA polymerase sigma factor yields the protein MRQARAQALRQLHERHAAPLWRYVVSLTGDASEADDVVQETLIRAWKAPRILDEPPEDVGGWLFTVAKRVVIDRVRSAQRRHESTTNRVPDRAVTDRVDQMLDAMLIDDALASLSENHREVIVRAYFGSLTTAELADELQIAEGTVKSRLHYGLRALRLAFQERGVSR from the coding sequence ATGAGGCAGGCTCGCGCGCAGGCCCTGAGGCAGTTGCATGAGCGGCATGCTGCACCGCTGTGGCGATACGTCGTCTCTTTGACAGGAGATGCGTCCGAAGCGGACGATGTCGTTCAAGAGACCCTCATCCGGGCATGGAAGGCGCCACGAATTCTCGATGAGCCGCCCGAAGACGTCGGCGGGTGGCTCTTCACCGTCGCGAAACGTGTCGTCATCGATCGTGTCCGAAGCGCCCAGCGACGCCATGAGAGCACCACGAACCGGGTACCGGACCGTGCCGTCACCGATCGTGTCGACCAGATGCTCGACGCAATGCTGATCGATGACGCGCTGGCGTCGCTCAGCGAGAACCACCGTGAGGTGATCGTACGCGCCTACTTCGGTTCTCTCACGACCGCGGAACTCGCCGACGAATTGCAGATCGCAGAAGGAACCGTGAAATCCCGCCTGCACTATGGGCTTCGCGCCTTGCGGTTAGCGTTCCAAGAGAGAGGAGTGAGCAGATGA
- a CDS encoding putative sulfate exporter family transporter, translating into MNLSAVIDRVRTLSPGVGLCLLIAAVSLVLGHFLPVVGSALPAVFIGFVIAAIRRPGTAVLPGVGFSSKMLLQVAVTLLGTQLSLRDVAEVGVESLPVMLSSLTVCLLGAIWIGRALGIAARLRTLIGVGTGICGGSAIAAVAPVIGAASGEIAYAISTIFVFNIIAAVVFPILGHLMGLDAHTFGLLAGTAVNDTSSVVAAASAFAASALGFAVIVKLVRTLMIVPVSIGLSLLEARRSGASARDLLRKPNRLVPWFLLGFLLTTVANSVGWVSPVVQAAGLTVSTTLIAAALAGIGLSTNISAVRTAGWRPLILGGILSILVTGTAVAALFVTGYLG; encoded by the coding sequence GTGAATCTGTCTGCCGTGATCGACCGCGTCCGCACTCTCAGCCCGGGAGTCGGGTTGTGTCTTCTCATCGCTGCTGTTTCGCTCGTTTTAGGGCATTTTCTTCCCGTGGTAGGCAGCGCTCTTCCTGCAGTGTTCATCGGATTCGTGATCGCCGCGATCCGTCGGCCGGGGACGGCGGTATTGCCCGGGGTGGGGTTTTCGAGCAAGATGCTGTTGCAGGTGGCCGTGACGCTGTTGGGTACCCAGCTATCTCTCCGGGATGTCGCCGAGGTCGGTGTGGAGTCGTTGCCGGTGATGCTCAGTTCCCTTACCGTTTGCTTGCTTGGCGCAATATGGATCGGCCGGGCGTTGGGAATAGCGGCGCGTCTGCGGACCCTCATCGGTGTGGGGACGGGTATCTGCGGGGGGTCCGCGATCGCCGCGGTCGCACCGGTGATCGGGGCAGCGAGCGGTGAGATCGCGTATGCGATCAGTACGATCTTCGTGTTCAACATCATCGCTGCAGTGGTGTTTCCGATCCTCGGGCATCTCATGGGCTTGGATGCGCACACTTTCGGGCTCTTGGCGGGCACTGCCGTGAACGACACGAGCTCGGTGGTTGCCGCTGCGAGCGCGTTCGCAGCCTCGGCTCTCGGATTCGCTGTCATCGTCAAGCTGGTCCGAACGCTGATGATCGTTCCGGTGTCCATCGGGCTGTCACTGCTCGAGGCCCGCCGCTCAGGGGCATCTGCCAGGGATCTGCTGCGCAAACCCAACCGGCTCGTTCCCTGGTTCCTGCTGGGGTTCCTTCTGACGACCGTCGCGAACTCGGTGGGATGGGTCTCGCCCGTAGTGCAGGCCGCAGGGTTGACGGTGAGCACCACACTCATCGCCGCGGCTCTGGCCGGCATCGGATTGTCGACGAACATCTCGGCGGTTCGGACTGCGGGGTGGCGTCCCTTGATCCTCGGCGGGATCCTCTCGATACTCGTCACGGGCACTGCGGTTGCGGCGCTCTTTGTCACCGGATATCTGGGCTGA